DNA sequence from the Nicotiana tomentosiformis chromosome 3, ASM39032v3, whole genome shotgun sequence genome:
TATGGCACTCCAAtatgctccaaaatcggctcccatgggcgAAAATGAAATAAGATGGAGCCAAACCCTCGCTTTAAAAGagacactgcccagccccgactTCCGCACCTGTGAACTCTTCGTCGCATCTGCGGTTTCGTAGGtgtggccaaaacctcgcacctgcgcctttccttccgcatctgcgccttcgcaggtgcggacatacccTTGCACCTGCACTCCCAGATTCTTCTCaaactctcgcacctgcgacgcacctccgcacctgcaacctcgcaggtgcggacaacccttcgcacctgctgTCACTGCCCAGCTTCGCCCAAACCGTACCTGCAACCTTGCATCTGCGGCCcttattgcgcaggtgcgatcacaccagatataagttgcctcatcttttcttacaagtccaaaactcgatccgttaaccacccggaattcacccggggccctcgggaccttaaccaattataccaacacgtcccaaaacacattacgaacttagtcgagccttcaaatcacatcaaacaatgtcgaattcatgaatcgcaccccattccaagcttaatgagctttagaatttcaaattttaccatcgatgctgaaacctatcaaatcacgtccgattgtcctcaaattttgtacacaagtcacatttgatattacggacctactccaacttccggaatcggattccaaccccgatatcaaaaagtccacttctcgtcaaacttctcaaaaaccttcaaatttctagctttagcccaatgactccaaaatgacctacggacctccgaatctacttccggacacgctcccaataccagaatcaccatacggagctattcttagactcgaaatcccaaacggatattgataacgttgaaatgcacttcaactcaaatttatgaaattcttccaaactgccaacttccacaataggcgtcgaaacaCTCCTGAcgtatccaaaacccgatccgaacatacgcccaagtccgaaatcatcatacaaatctgcTGGAACTTtcgaatcccgattccgaggccgtttactctaaaacccaatcttagtcaattcttctaatttaaagctttcgaaatgagaatttgctTTCCAcgtcaactctgaacttcccgaaattcaatcccgaccacgtgtacaagtcataatacctgaagtgaagctgctcagggtctcaaaccgttgaatgatgcgctagagctcaaaacgaccggtcgggtcgttacagttgtcttccttatttgcttttatctctgatgtatagagacatagagaataaattcttagaagcttgtgacttattttctaccgggttttgggagttataattatttgaattatagtttatttatttgagatatctattattattccgcattgataggcttacctagtcttagagactaggttccatcacgacctcctacagagggaatttggggtcgtgacaattaatgTGTACAATCcacgtattattattattattattattattattattattattattattattattattattattattattattattattattattattattattagtattagtattattattatatacgGTCAGAATCGGTCTTGCCTAATTTCATATGACTAATCAAAATCGGGACGGAAGATCATGGCCCAGCCCTAGTTATATCGGAACATGGTACGGAGATGGATTGGTAAGCTCGTGGATCACTGGCCAATCAGGATCGAGGTCAATTCGAGACCGAAGCGAGAAAGAGATTGAGCAAGATCAAAGGAGGCCTGCTACGCCGAATAACAGAAGCCGAGATATCCGTGATCGGGCGAGGATCGTGGCAGGAATCTCGGCACATATCGAGTTAGGATCAGATATTTAGCCTATCATGGGATTTACTTCTGTAATTATAAATATACCATAAATAGGGTTCATCTGCTATATAAAGAGGGTCTTAATCATTTTGTAACCAACATACATTTACGCACGACAAGGCAATATATATCATATTTTCTCTTGCAATCTCTATTGTTAAAGTCCATACTTTTTAATAGCATACTTAGTTGGTTCGAGGGCGGTCTAGCTCGAGGGCCGTGGTTGTTCATCATATTGGTTAGCTTTATTTACAATTAATCCCTAGCATTAATTCTGACATTTATTAGTTTGTGCcgagtgaaatcacatatccttaaaatcacttataagtttaattgttttCCGATTTTAAggcaaacagtttggcgcccaccgtggggctaaggataatagtgattgtttggTACAATTTTTCGTAACACACAtaattttatgcttgttctttgaagtgtctttgattccaggaTCAACATGTCAAACTCTCAAATAGTACCCACACACACAGACGATGGCATCGATCTCTATGGCGAGAGTGATAACATAGCCGCCCCAAGAAACGGAGTACCTCCAATAAACTCCGATGGAGCTTCGGCCATGGATCCAATCGACGTCAGCTCCCATATTGCTATTAATGGGAATTTGGGCGTCGATCCTGAAAATAGCGTCCGTAGAGATGTTCGAACAGCTGATCAGAATGCACAGGGCAGTGGAGAAGGCAGTATTAGCCTTCGAAtgatattcgaaatgttgcagACTCAACAAGTTGCAATAGCGCAACTTCAGAATCAGAATCGTACACCAAGCAGGATCGAGATCGAGTCATCGCAAGAAATTATTCATAGAGCCGAATCGGTATCAAAGAAATCAAATGGAGGAGAACCGGAGACCAATCCTGCTATCATAAATATGCTTGAGGATCTAACAAAGCGAATCAAAACAGGAGAAAAAAGGATCGAGGAAAACGATAAGAAAGTGGAAACTTATAAtttcagggtcgaccaaatcccaggtgCACCACCGGTGTTGAAAGGGCTTGATTCCAAAAAGTTTGTCCAAAAACATTTTCCCCCGAGTGCGGCTCCGAAAccaatccccaagaagttccgtatgcccgagATCTCGAAATATAACGGGACAACAGATCCAAACGAGCACGTTACCTCATACACGTGTGCCATTAAGggaaatgacttggaagatgacgagatTGAGTCCGTGTTGCTGAAGAAGTTCGGGAAAACTCTATCGaatggagctatgatatggtaccataatttaccacctaattctattgattcgcTCGCTatacttgcagattcttttgtaaaggcacaAGCCGGAGCTATTAAGGTAGCCACaagaaaatcggaccttttcaaggtaaggaaaaaagacaacgagatgctcagggaatttgtgtctcggttccaaatggaacggatggatttTCCACCGGTCACCGACGATTGGGCCGTTTAAGCCTTTACTCAAGGCCTCAATGCTCAAAGTTTCGTAGCTTCACAACTGCTGAAAtagaatttgatcgagtatccagctgtcACTTGGGCCTATGTTCATAATCGGTatcagtcaaagatcagggtcgaggatgatcaattgggggcCCAACCAGTTCAGTTTATCCTAACAGGCCCGTGGAAAGAGTTAAAAGGGACTTCAACCGGGAATCGCGAtcgaacagagatcgatatcagccatacggTGGAAATCAGAGAGATAATGGCCCTGTATGAAACCCCGTTCGGAATGATAGAAGgaatgatcgaggacagagctcctGAGGGTTCATGAGCCAGAATGGTTTCGATAATAATGTTGGATCTAAAGAAGCACCTCGattgtcagaatataacttcaaagTAGATGCTTCTGTCATAGTGTTGACCATTGGACatatcaaagatactagatggcctcgacctctgcagaccgatccggcccagagaaatcccaaccaaatatgcaagtatcatggtacccatggccataAAATAGAAGattgcagacaactaagggaggaagTTGCCCGATTGTTCAACGAGGGGAACCTTCGGGAACTCttaagtgatcgagccaagaatcactttaAAAACAGAGATTCAAACAGGCAGAACGAGTAGGAAGAgccacaacacgtgattcacatgatcgtaggaggggtcgatattccataaagaccagtgcttaaacgcaccaAAGTGACGATCACAAGAGAAAAGCGAGCACGAGATTACTTACCAGAAGAGACTTtgtctttcaacgatgaggatgCGGAAGGTATCGAACGACCTCATAACGACGCATTGGTAATAtctgtccttatgaataaaattcaagttaaacgtggtttgattgatccaggtacctcggccaacattattcgatcaagggtcgtagaacagctcggcctacaagatcaaattATGCCCGCAGCTCGAGTACTTAACAACTTCAATATGGtgagcgaaaccaccaaaggtgagattATCTTGCTAGTGaacgtggtcgggaccatccaagaaacaaagttccatataatcgagggcgacatgaggtataacgccctgctcggaaggctttggatccataacatgagggcagtgccttcgacccttcaccaagttcAAAAGTTCCCGAcgtcggagggagtcaaaacagtgtacggggagCAACCCGCCACCAAGGAGATATTTGCGATCGATGAGGTGACACCGGTATCAACACTTTCATCATCAAATGGATCGAATTCAAAAGGAAAGCTggaagtcaaatagcaaccaCAGTCATCAGCCTCGGCCCAACCAGAGGAATGGGAAATTTACGAGGATGATGAATATATGATTCcccgatccttcataatccccgatgATTCTGATGCCATAAAATCAACGGTCAAAGAGCTGGAACAAATCATATTGATCGAGTatctgcccgatcgaaaggtatacctgggcacgggattaactcccgagctcagaaaaaaacttattcaattcctTAAAGCTAATGTGGATTGTTTTTcctggtcccaccttgatatgacagggatcccgccggaaattACCACTCACAAGTTGAGTCTGGATCTAAATTTCTGCCtagtaaagcaaaaaagaaggcccctaTCCGAGATCAAaaatgccttcatcaaggacgaggtaaccaaatttctcaaaataggatccattcgggaagtaaagtatcccgaatggctagcaaacgtagtggtagtcccgaagaagggaaataaacttagaatgtgcgtagactataagggcTTGAACAAGGcctgccctaaggattcttttcctttgccgaatatcgatcgcatgatcgatgccacggccggccatgagattcACAGTTTTCTCGATCCCTACTCCGAGTAcaatcaaatacagatgaacccggaggatcaggaaaagacttcgttcatcactaaatacggtacctattattattataacgtaatgtcgttcggactaaaaaataatggtgcaacttatcaacgcctagtgaatataatgttcgaagaacaaatagggaaatctatggatgtttatattgatgacatgctagttaagtccctgcgagcagaggaccatttaaagcatttgcaggaaaccttcgatatACTGagaaagtacaatatgaagcttaacccagAAAAGTGCACATTCGGGGTTGGCTTGAGCAAGTTTAtcggcttcatggtgtccaatcggggaatcaagtttaatcccgataaaatcaaagctatcgagaaTATCAAGGtcgtagataatgtaaaggccgtgcaaaggctaaccggacgcatagccgccctggggcgattcactTCGAGGTCCTCAGACCGGAGTCACCGATTCTTCTCGTTGCTTaggaagaagaacaattttgcatggaccccagaATGTCAGCAGGCCTTGGAAGAATTAAAACGATACCTGTCGAGCCCACCAGTGCTTCACACCCTGAAAGcggacgagcaactctacttaTACTTAGCAATCTCAGAAATAACaataagtggggtcctagttcgagaagagcaaggtacgtaattccctatttactatgttagtcgaaccttAGGTGAGGTCGAGatccggtacccacacttagaaaaattagcgcttgctttaataagcccctctaggaaattaaaaccatattttcaatgtcacccgatTTGTGCTGTAACTACCTATCCCCTTCGCAATATCCTGCACAAACCCGAACTTTCGggtcgactggccaaatgggccgtcgagatcagcgggtatgatatcgagtaccaaccccgaacggccatcaaatctcaaatcttggcagacttcgtggccgacttcacgccagcCCTCATGCCCGAGGTTGAAAGGGAACTATTATTAAACTCAGGTATGTCATCGGGGGTGTGGgccctcttcacagacggcgtATCGAATGCGAATGGGTCCGG
Encoded proteins:
- the LOC138908381 gene encoding uncharacterized protein — its product is MSNSQIVPTHTDDGIDLYGESDNIAAPRNGVPPINSDGASAMDPIDVSSHIAINGNLGVDPENSVRRDVRTADQNAQGSGEGSISLRMIFEMLQTQQVAIAQLQNQNRTPSRIEIESSQEIIHRAESVSKKSNGGEPETNPAIINMLEDLTKRIKTGEKRIEENDKKVETYNFRVDQIPGAPPVLKGLDSKKFVQKHFPPSAAPKPIPKKFRMPEISKYNGTTDPNEHVTSYTCAIKGNDLEDDEIESVLLKKFGKTLSNGAMIWYHNLPPNSIDSLAILADSFVKAQAGAIKVATRKSDLFKVRKKDNEMLREFVSRFQMERMDFPPVTDDWAV